From the Lathyrus oleraceus cultivar Zhongwan6 chromosome 4, CAAS_Psat_ZW6_1.0, whole genome shotgun sequence genome, one window contains:
- the LOC127074704 gene encoding rhodanese-like domain-containing protein 17 translates to MGSIEIQSSEPEVVTVDVLAARSLIQTTHVYLDVRTVEEFQKGHVDSEKIVNIAYMFNTPEGRVKNPDFLKEVLSLFKKEDHLIVGCQSGVRSVYATVDLLAEGFKDVSNMGGGYLDWVKKGFPVKILVTK, encoded by the exons ATGGGTTCTATTGAAATTCAAAG CTCAGAGCCTGAGGTTGTCACCGTTGATGTTCTTGCAGCCAGGTCTCTCATCCAGACCACACATGTTTATCTTGATGTCAG AACGGTGGAAGAGTTTCAGAAAGGGCATGTGGATTCTGAGAAGATCGTTAACATTGCATACATGTTTAATACACCTGAGG GGAGGGTGAAGAACCCAGATTTTCTGAAGGAGGTTTTGTCTCTTTTCAAGAAAGAAGATCATCTCATAGTG GGTTGCCAAAGTGGAGTGAGATCTGTGTATGCAACTGTTGACCTTCTGGCTGAA GGGTTTAAGGATGTCTCCAACATGGGTGGAGGTTATCTGGATTGGGTTAAAAAGGGATTTCCTGTCAAGATACTTGTTACCAAATAG